The Rhizoctonia solani chromosome 14, complete sequence genome has a segment encoding these proteins:
- a CDS encoding Sugar (and other) transporter, with protein MAGGGTHGGGAAADPVVTRYVEQDKVPWYSKPNLRKLYFLLLPTCMGVEMTSGFDSSMMNGLQGVTYWDEFFGRPRGNLLGVMSSMYSLGAICALPFVPMVNDRLGRRTAVLFGSLLMIIGAALQASSINYPMFVMSRWVLGLGIPFAIIAASTLIGELSYPKERAVMTSLFNASYFVGAIIAAGVTLGTFDIKSNWSWRIPSLLQAAPSFLQIGFIYFIPESPRWLISQGRRDDAFEILVKYHAEGDRDSEFVKAEFAQIESTLKIEQENSKRGWKELIATPGMRRRLIIASFLGLFTQWSGNGMISYYLKRILEGVGITNNRTVNQINLANTCWGFINGTIWALSVYKFKRRPMYLACTMCLLCVYVGWTTSAALYTTRGSKEASHAVLAMIFLYSPAYNMGYNALTYTYLIELFPFVVRSRGITIFQWWGRAAGFFNQYVNPIGIANAGWKYYISYCVWLMFEVGFVFFMFPETSGRTLEELTFLFEPEEVRRRQQKQAENVMHEGVPGEGGVPGSPRPGSFDKENIQEIEQLESRRV; from the exons ATGGCAGGCGGGGGTACTCATGGTGGCGGGGCAGCTGCGGACCCTGTGGTCACTCGCTATGTCGAACAAGACAAAGTACCTTGGTATAGCAAACCGAATCTTCGAAAGCTATACTTCCTGCTATTGCCTACGTGTATGGGTGTCGAGATGACCAGTGG ATTCGACTCGAGTATGATGAACGGTCTCCAGGGAGTCACATATTGGGACGAAT TTTTCGGTCGCCCAAGAGGCAATCTACTCGGCGTTATGTCCTCGATGTACTCTCTGGGAGCTATATGTGCCCTTCCGTTTGTACCCATGGTCAACGATCGTCTGGGGCGTCGTACGGCTGTGCTGTTCGGAAGTCTCCTCATGATTATTGGCGCTGCACTTCAAGCGAGTTCCATCAATT ACCCAATGTTTGTCATGTCTCGGTGGGTCCTTGGGTTGGGTATTCCGTTCGCCATTATCGCAGCTTCGACCTTGATCGGAGAGCTTTCTTATCCCAAAGAACGTGCCGTCATGACTTCGCTGTTCAATGCTTCTTATTTCGTTGGTGCCATTATTGCTGCCGGTGTAACGCTAGGCACGTTCGACATAAAGAGCAACTGGAGCTGGCGAATCCCCAGTCTCCTTCAAGCTGCGCCCAGTTTCCTTCAGATTGGTTTCATCTACTTTATTCCTGAATCGCCTCG TTGGCTCATCTCCCAGGGTCGGCGTGATGATGCCTTTGAGATCCTAGTCAAGTATCACGCCGAGGGCGATCGTGACTCCGAGTTTGTCAAGGCTGAGTTTGCTCAAATTGAGTCTACTTTGAAGATCGAGCAAGAAAACTCCAAGCGCGGTTGGAAAGAGCTGATAGCGACTCCCGGTATGCGTCGTCGCCTAATCATTGCCTCTTTCCTTGGTCTTTTTACTCAATGGAGCGGTAACGGTATGATCTC CTACTACCTGAAGCGTATTCTGGAGGGAGTTGGCATTACGAACAACCGCACCGTCAACCAAATCAACTTGGCAAACACTTGCTGGGGTTTTATCAATGGCA CCATATGGGCACTTTCAGTGTACAAATTTAAGCGCAGGCCGATGTACCTTGCTTGCACGATGTGCTTGCTCTGCGTGTACGTGGGGTGGACAACTTCAGCGGCTCTATACACCACAAGGGGCAGCAAAGAGGCTTCTCACGCAGTATTGGCGATGATTTTCCTGTATTCTCCCGCATACAATATGGGATACAATGCCCTAACATACA CTTATCTCATCGAGCTCTTCCCATTCGTTGTGCGCTCTCGCGGCATCACTATTTTCCAGTGGTGGGGGCGTGCGGCAGGGTTCTTCAATCAGTACGTGAACCCAATTGGAATTGCAAATGCTGGATGGAAGTATTATATTAGCTATTG TGTCTGGCTTATGTTCGAGGTCGGATTTGTGTTCTTTATGTTCCCAGAAACCTCTGGCCGAACTTTGGAAGAGCTGACGTTCC TTTTCGAACCAGAGGAAGTCAGACGTCGTCAGCAAAAGCAAGCCGAGAATGTAATGCACGAAGGAGTGCCTGGAGAAGGTGGCGTTCCCGGAAGCCCCAGACCAGGTTCCTTTGACAAAGAAAACATTCAAGAAATCGAGCAGCTCGAGAGTCGCCGTGTCTAG
- a CDS encoding F-box-like protein gives MESIIEELGTASGLLQVALDRYLRVCSVIQKSYVTKRASNIVSQDFTNRLKIEVHSLLDYESKFQEAKVALTSIRNSASLAPASNLPPEILTQIFQFVLSGEQCSSQEKDDYRETWFSKYPDRLSHVCSRWRRVALGSRYLWTHIDLYTEPAVNQQILPRAKAYAERSDPLPLYLHIDESAYAFGHGHIGKLPGPSDNPTVHAIQLISSLAARTRTLSLTINGEYSDFYRKALNSCLRNCVPGALSRLVVRGGADEDGCCRIMAARNGTIARQYREEFYRAVLLDIPEQELEDILFRFTSLSFDGLFAPWESKAYHGLTELRLTQCEMPHFDSQECFIPESAFVDILNGSPRLRVLVFNLCLSGRIPDSSSTEPLSLLDLDTLALGVRGGSSMGQLLRWIAPGPKPLTVLMELIRDAGYQRVFAMDQIKAFLSRSNVKRLSIAGAYSCDMAKLSGITSNIPELSINTEIDWDEII, from the coding sequence ATGGAAAGTATAATCGAGGAGCTTGGCACCGCGAGCGGCTTGCTCCAAGTCGCGTTGGACCGCTACCTTCGAGTTTGTTCTGTGATTCAGAAGTCCTACGTCACGAAACGCGCAAGCAACATTGTTTCCCAAGATTTCACGAATCGACTCAAGATAGAGGTACATTCATTACTCGACTATGAGTCGAAGTTTCAAGAAGCCAAGGTAGCACTTACCTCGATTCGGAACTCCGCTTCTCTCGCTCCCGCAAGCAACCTGCCTCCCGAAATCCTTACTCAAATCTTTCAGTTCGTTCTCTCTGGAGAACAATGTTCCAGTCAGGAGAAAGACGATTATAGGGAGACTTGGTTCTCTAAATACCCTGACCGGCTGTCACACGTTTGCTCCCGCTGGCGACGAGTTGCACTTGGTTCACGCTATCTCTGGACTCACATTGATCTCTACACTGAGCCCGCTGTCAACCAACAAATTCTTCCTCGTGCCAAAGCGTACGCAGAACGGTCCGATCCACTTCCCCTGTATCTCCACATCGATGAATCTGCATACGCATTCGGTCACGGGCACATTGGTAAACTGCCCGGACCTTCGGATAACCCCACGGTTCACGCTATCCAACTTATATCATCATTGGCAGCACGCACCAGAACGCTTAGCCTCACCATCAACGGCGAATATTCGGACTTTTACCGAAAAGCACTCAATAGCTGTCTTAGAAACTGCGTACCTGGAGCGCTGTCTCGACTCGTCGTGCGTGGTGGCGCTGATGAAGACGGTTGTTGTAGAATAATGGCGGCTCGCAACGGGACTATTGCTAGGCAATATCGCGAAGAATTTTATAGAGCCGTACTACTGGACATACCAGAACAAGAACTTGAAGACATCCTATTCCGTTTCACTTCTCTCTCGTTCGATGGCCTTTTTGCTCCTTGGGAAAGCAAAGCATATCATGGTCTGACCGAGCTTCGTTTAACTCAATGTGAAATGCCACACTTCGACTCTCAAGAATGTTTTATTCCGGAATCTGCGTTCGTTGATATATTGAATGGCAGTCCTCGTTTACGGGTCCTGGTATTTAACCTTTGCCTTAGTGGGCGCATTCCTGACTCCTCTTCTACTGAGCCCTTATCGCTGTTAGATTTAGATACACTTGCACTTGGAGTACGAGGGGGGAGCTCAATGGGGCAACTGTTACGATGGATCGCGCCTGGTCCAAAGCCGCTTACTGTGTTGATGGAATTGATTCGTGATGCCGGTTATCAGAGAGTCTTTGCAATGGATCAAATTAAAGCTTTTCTTAGTCGCTCAAACGTGAAGCGGTTATCCATAGCAGGAGCCTACAGCTGCGATATGGCCAAACTATCTGGAATTACATCAAATATCCCAGAATTGTCAATAAACACCGAGATCGACTGGGATGAAATAATTTGA
- a CDS encoding Spo7 domain protein: MSPVNLIVPHFDNRARIPLIAWWLDQPESTVPHITTPLNPHPYIIPGLWLVSVTTLVLFFASGLYSEKISYANRYVPQANRALRNFNLHLNVRTQTISPPAPLKYLFPRPTTATSPTTAQQLRKGVIKKAQLNPIPPTNNPRGELIFSNRVDRSFREAYERYRSVWERKREEHLAANRRSWFGWLWFISNKPIPVGPPGKDRGELHPPPGHPVHHPVDRLPPEEYGKIALEPQNSQVRRSHKRNPAAVHHA; the protein is encoded by the exons ATGTCGCCTGTTAACCTCATAGTACCACACTTCGATAATCGGGCCCGGATTCCACTGATAGCGTGGTGGTTGGACCAGCCAGAGTCAACAGTACCGCACATAACAACACCACTAAATCCTCATCCTTACATCATCCCCGGATTGTGGCTAGTGTCAGTCACCACGCTCGTGCTATTCTTTGCGAGTGGCTTATACTCGGAGAAAATTTCCTATGCCAATAG ATATGTTCCGCAGGCCAACCGTGCTTTGCGAAATTTCAACCTTCACCTCAACGTCCGGACTCAAACCATCAGTCCTCCGGCTCCTTTAAAATATCTTTTCCCTCGTCCAACAACTGCAACCTCCCCAACCACAGCCCAACAGCTCCGCAAAGGGGTGATCAAGAAGGCACAACTAAACCCCATTCCGCCGACAAATAACCCTAGAGGAGAATTGATCTTCAGCAACAGGGTGGACCGCTCTTTCCGCGAGGCGTATGAAAGGTATCGCTCGGTATGGGAAAGGAAGCGCGAAGAACACCTTGCAGCGAATCGCCGGTCTTGGTTTGGTTGGTTGTGGTTCATAAGCAACAAACCAATTCCAGTTGGTCCCCCAGGAAAGGACAGGGGCGAACTACACCCACCCCCGGGTCATCCCGTACACCATCCCGTCGATCGTCTCCCGCCGGAGGAGTACGGAAAAATCGCACTCGAACCCCAGAACTCCCAAGTTCGCCGCTCGCACAAACGGAATCCGGCGGCCGTACATCACGCCTAA